GCTTTGGAGTGACGAATGCCTTTGATCCTCAGCAAAATGTGGATGCAGGAACTCACTTCTTAAGTAATTTAATTAACAAATATAACGGCAATGAGGGAGTTGCTTTAGCTGCCTATAATGCCGGTCCCGGACGAATTGACCGCGTGGGCATCCGTACGGACCAGGATCTGGCGAATAAGCTTCACTTGCTTCCCAAAGAAACTCAAACCTATATCAGTAAAGTTCTCGGATATAAACAGACGTTTTCCACATGATGTCCAAAGGAACAGGCCGATGTTCGCTACTTTAGCGAATGACGGCCTGTTTGTCTGTGGGGAAACGAATCATAGAAAGGCTTGAGTTATGCTCCAATATAAGCTTTAATGATAAGGGAATATCATTGCCCAAAGAAAGGGATTTTTATCAACATGCTTTATTTGGATTACGCGGCTACAACCCCGCCATATGAGGACGTAATCACGGCTGTAGCGGAAGTGATGAGCACCTATTACGGGAATCCGTCTTCGATTCATGGACTCGGTGTCCAAGCGGAACGATTGCTGCAGCAAGCAAAAGAATCGATGGCACAGCTGCTCAAAGTATCTGCCGAAGAGCTTATTTGCACTTCTTGCGGTACGGAAAGCAACAACCTAGCGATTAAAGGAGCTGCTTACCAGTACCGACATCGCGGCAATCATCTCATAACGACTCAAATCGAACACCCTTCTGTGCTTGGGGTTTTTCGGCAGCTCGAAGCTGAAGGATTTCGAGTGACGTACCTGCCGGTTGATTCGGCCGGAACGATAAGTATGGACTCGTTAGTAGAAGCGTTGTGTGAGGAAACCATAGTGGTCAGCACTATGTTCGTCAATAATGAGACAGGGGCTGTGCAGCCCATTGCCGAGATAGGGAGATATCTGAAAGCTTATCCTAGGATCATCTATCATGTCGACGCTGTGCAAGGGATGACGAAGCTTCCTATTTCTTTAGGAGAGTGGGGGATAGATCTGTGCAGCATCTCCGCTCACAAATTTAGAGGCCCCAAGGGAGCAGGCTTACTGTTTTGCAGAAAAAGGGATCCAGCTCCAGCCCTTGTTAGCTGGAGGCGGCCAAGAACGCGGCTTGCGATCGGGTACGGAAAATCTTCCTCTCATCGTAGGTATGGCTAAGGCGATGCGACTTTCTATGGAGCTCATGCAGGAGCGGCTCGAACACGCTTATCGAATTCGTAACCGCTTGGCAGCCGGCATAGCCCGTATCTCTGGTGTGAATCTTACTGGTACGTCTGATGACAAGAAAATGGCTCCTCATATTGTACATGTGACATGTCCCGGCTTGAAAGCGGAGGTTCTTGTACATGCATTGGAAAAAAGCGGGATTTATATATCTACGAAATCTGCTTGCTCATCAAATCGTTCGGAGCCGAGCTCAGTGCTCCTGGCTATGGGATACGACCGTCAGCAAGCACAAAGCGGAATCAGAATTAGTTATGGGTTTGATCTCACAGAAGGCGAAGCGGACTACTTTCTTGATCATCTTTCCTTGGCTGTGAAAATGCTGGTCCCTGCTGCTCAGAAGTCAACATCAAGAAGGGAGAAACGTCTATGAAACCGGATTGTATGATTCTGCGCTTAGGTGAGCTAACATTGAAAGGCAGAAATCGGAGGAAGTTTGAAAAGAGCGTGCTATCCCAAATTCGCAAAGCGTTGTCCGAATTTACAAGTTTGAGGTATATTCCGGAGTATGGACGCGTATATGTGGAGCTAGGAGATGCATCCTATGAGGATGCTGCCATCAAGCTGCAGAAGGTGTTTGGACTGGCCTCATTCAGTCCGGCTTTTACGGCTCCTCTGGAGCTTGAAGCCATTCAAGAAACGGCATTAACGATCATGAAACATTTACGCAAACAGCCAGCTACTTTTAAAGTGAGTGTGCGTAGAGTCAATAAATCTTTTCCTTATGATTCTCAGAAAATGAATTATCTAGTTGGCGGCTACGTGCTCCAAGCTAGCCACGGCCTTACTGTGGACGTGCACGACCCGGAAGTTGAGCTTCGAGTTGAGCTGCGTGAAGAAAAAGCGCTGCTGTACGCCGAAGTAGAAGAGGGTGCGGGTGGATTTCCGCTTGGGACAGGAGGTAGAGCTCTGCTGCTGCTTTCCGGCGGTATCGACAGTCCTGTTGCCGGATGGCTTGCCATGCGTAAAGGCTTGGAGCTGGAGGCGATTCATTTTCACAGCTATCCCTATACGAGCGAAAGAGCAAAAGAAAAGGTAATTGATTTAGCTCGACAGCTCTCAGGCTATACACACTCCATCAAGCTCCATTTGGTGTCTTTTACAGACATTCAGACATCCATCCATGGTGTGTATAAGGATAATTTATTCGTTACGCTGCTGCGAAGGGCCATGTATCGGATCGCGGAAAAAGTTGCCGAGAGAGAGGGCTTGTCGGCCCTTGTCACCGGTGAAAGTCTGGGACAAGTGGCTAGTCAAACTCTGCCAAGCTTGAATGCCATAGGTCGAGTAGTGACGCTGCCGATTCTCCAGCCCTTAATGATGATGGACAAGAAGGAGATTGTCCGCATTGCAGAGTCGATCGGTACGTTTCCGATCTCGATCCTACCGTATGAGGATTGCTGCACGTTATTTCTTCCGCCCTCACCAAGCACGAATCCGAATATCAGGGTTATTGAGAAGATCGAGAGCAGTATGGAATTTTTGCCGGGATTGATCGAACAAGCGGTCATGCAAACGGAAACGATTCGCATTGTGTATGAGGATAAAGCGATAGCAACACAGCATTTATTCTAAACGTGAACGATTACAAATGAATGATCGGAGGAAATAAACGTGTGGGATCAGTTGCTCTTGTTCTTGCAAATTATGCTAATTAATATTGTGCTTAGCGGAGACAATGCGGTGGTCATTGCGCTTGCAAGTAAAAATCTGCCTGTGGAACAAAGGAATAAAGCGGTGTGGTGGGGCGCATTTGGTGCTATCGCACTAAGGTTGGTGCTTACCGTGGTGGCCGTGAGCGTTCTCAGCATCCCTTATATTCAAGCGGGGGGCTCGATTCTGTTATTGTGGATTGCGGTCAAGCTGCTTACTGACGACGACAGCCACTCAAATGTAAAGGAAGCTTCTACGCTGGGTAAAGCTATTTGGACCATCATTGTAGCCGATTTCGTCATGAGCTTAGACAATGTCCTTGCGATAGCAGCAAAGGGACAA
This genomic window from Paenibacillus hexagrammi contains:
- the thiI gene encoding tRNA uracil 4-sulfurtransferase ThiI, producing the protein MKPDCMILRLGELTLKGRNRRKFEKSVLSQIRKALSEFTSLRYIPEYGRVYVELGDASYEDAAIKLQKVFGLASFSPAFTAPLELEAIQETALTIMKHLRKQPATFKVSVRRVNKSFPYDSQKMNYLVGGYVLQASHGLTVDVHDPEVELRVELREEKALLYAEVEEGAGGFPLGTGGRALLLLSGGIDSPVAGWLAMRKGLELEAIHFHSYPYTSERAKEKVIDLARQLSGYTHSIKLHLVSFTDIQTSIHGVYKDNLFVTLLRRAMYRIAEKVAEREGLSALVTGESLGQVASQTLPSLNAIGRVVTLPILQPLMMMDKKEIVRIAESIGTFPISILPYEDCCTLFLPPSPSTNPNIRVIEKIESSMEFLPGLIEQAVMQTETIRIVYEDKAIATQHLF
- a CDS encoding TerC family protein; translated protein: MWDQLLLFLQIMLINIVLSGDNAVVIALASKNLPVEQRNKAVWWGAFGAIALRLVLTVVAVSVLSIPYIQAGGSILLLWIAVKLLTDDDSHSNVKEASTLGKAIWTIIVADFVMSLDNVLAIAAKGQGNMTVIILGIGLSIPIIIWGSTLVMNLLHKFPILVYIGAGILGYTSGEMFVQDDKMIDLFLYHNEYLHTIIPIATTIVVIAAGLLVKLVRSGRKSSEA
- a CDS encoding cysteine desulfurase family protein yields the protein MLYLDYAATTPPYEDVITAVAEVMSTYYGNPSSIHGLGVQAERLLQQAKESMAQLLKVSAEELICTSCGTESNNLAIKGAAYQYRHRGNHLITTQIEHPSVLGVFRQLEAEGFRVTYLPVDSAGTISMDSLVEALCEETIVVSTMFVNNETGAVQPIAEIGRYLKAYPRIIYHVDAVQGMTKLPISLGEWGIDLCSISAHKFRGPKGAGLLFCRKRDPAPALVSWRRPRTRLAIGYGKSSSHRRYG
- a CDS encoding aminotransferase class V-fold PLP-dependent enzyme, which translates into the protein MRLSMELMQERLEHAYRIRNRLAAGIARISGVNLTGTSDDKKMAPHIVHVTCPGLKAEVLVHALEKSGIYISTKSACSSNRSEPSSVLLAMGYDRQQAQSGIRISYGFDLTEGEADYFLDHLSLAVKMLVPAAQKSTSRREKRL